AGAGTTTTTAATCAGGTTGAGTTCAAAAACTGTTGTGGAGCTTTTTACTGGTTGATCTTCACGAACCAAGAGAGAGTTTTTCTTCAATGGCGAAGTTCACGAGTCAAACAGAGACTAAGACAATTCCCCAAAAACAAACAAGAGCTTTTTAAATGGTTTACTTCCTAAGGAAGAATTATTTACTCGATAGAAATATTCACTCTTGGTATATTTACACATTTTTTTCCCTTACCCATTACAATATTCCTCACTAAACTCAAAAACACTCTCAGAGAACTATGGCTAAAATATGtgagaaaatattaaaatatagagAGGTGATGAGATAAATGAAAAGTGAGGTTTTCACGTTTTTTGATGTGAAAAAGTGATAGAGAATCTCTCTACTTATAGACCTAGATGtggtataaatttaaaaataatttatggaCCAATTAACTCACCTAGTCGATTAGACACCTCAAATAATCGATTGTTGATGCCTAAAATGAAAGATTTTGTTATAGAGTCATTATCAATCATTAAAAGACTCACACAATCGATTATAGACTCAATTAAGCATCATTAATCAATTAGGCAAATGATCTAATTGATTAGACAATTTTAAAAAGTCTCATAATCAAACAGACATACCCATAATCAATTGGTTAtgcctaaaaaatatttttttaccgaAAAAACAAATGTATTGATATTAAGGAatcaatatatattatatataaatgcaaACTCAAAATTTATTTCAATATTTACCTTTTTATGTTATATATGAGCACCAATATGTTTGTGAAATTGATAGAACAATGACATGTCAAAAGGACTCTCTAAAAATTGTTAAATGATAATGAATCTAAGACTGCGATTGTGATATGGTGGGGTGATATATTAGCCAACAAATAAAAATCAGGTTGTAAATTatgtcttctttctttcctttgttTTCCATCACGTTCTCTGTGAGTAGAAGTTGGAGAAATCATCTTATTATACTTAAGATTATCTTATTTTTTTCATACTCCagcaataattaaaatttaagtatgatacaatataaaaaataaaaagaagatgctaaaataacaaaatatacgTTAAAAATAGTTATCTTAAAAGACTTTTTTTAggcttttaattatattttacaaaaaatttcaaaacatcatttttaaacaatttttttgaaagtattttagaaattaaaattgtaaaatgtTTAAAATGAGGAAGAAAAGATACATTTGGTAAATACAGATGCGTTTGTAACTCATCTTATCAGGTCGTAGAGAAATAGTTTTTCCTCAAAGATGTCAGAGTACCATTTTTGTTATGTGGTGGTGTAGCGTAAAATTCACATAAGGTAGCATGCTTTTGGTTTTGACAATATTCTTTATTGGGAAAGAATTTTAGTTTCAATAACTACTCATTCTAAGTTAGTTACTTgtcaaatatacaaaaaaaacatttttttattaaactttttattgaataattataatatttgatctatataagtttttttaaaaacagtttgatattttttttataatttatttagtaaattaattcaaataattattgTTTGTTGAATATCTCTAAGTATTTTTATAAACGTCTTTTAAACCTTAAAACATGTCTTATTTTAATGATTTCAGAAATTCAATTCAtctaaatttttggaatttaattgaaatacatttATTGTCAGTTAATTAcaacatttaaaattttatagatatttgacttttctttaatcaagtattcttTATAAATGATTGTGATGCACTGACTGTGCAAACTATTTTACACCGACAATCCATTATAATTATTCTCTtggtaaaaataaaatagttatagtttgtaatttttttttcaattttaataatattatttaaaatttaattgaaatacactgaTATAAAGAAGTTTTACACATTAATgatagtaaatttttttacacgaACAATGCATACCAATTAATATCAATGTCCTTATATTTGAATTAACCTAAGTTAATTCaagtaattttaattaaaaaattaaaagttgttATAATAGAATGAGGAACAGCCttaaatttatttacttttttttttcttttataatcttaattttttaatatctATATTAAGGTGAATTTAAATTACAAAatcttttaagaaaaaaaattgtattttgttTACTTTGAGAATTGAGAATCAATAAGTAGTCTCATTCATAGTCCAAATCAGTCTTTCATTTCTTTGTCCCTTTTCCTCTCTCACTCTTTCTATTTCCTACAAACTCACAGATCACTAAACAGAGTGAGAGAGAAAATGACAACCAGAACCAACGAACCACCGCAACAACCACCACAACCAAACGGCGGCGAACGGAGACAAAGACTACCACCACCACCGCAACAACAACACTCAAACGGTTACATGCATCAACAACAACACCCTCAATACTACCCTCAAACCCCCTCCCGTTCCTCCTCCTCCGCCTCCCTAAAAGGCTGCTGCTGCTGCCTCTTCCTCCTCCTCTCCTTCCTCGCCCTCCTCGTCCTCGCCATCGTCCTCATCATCCTCCTCGCCGTCAAACCAAAGAAACCTCAATTCGATCTCCAACAAGTCGGAGTCCAATACATGGGAATTACCCCCAACAACCCTAGCGGAACCACCGCTTCACTCTCCCTAACGATTCGCCTTCTTTTCACGGCGGTTAATCCTAATAAGGTGGGAATCAAATACGGAGAGTCCAGGTTTACTGTCATGTACCGCGGAATTCCGTTGGGAAAAGCTTCGGTTCCTGGATTTTATCAAGATGCACATAGTGTGAGACAAGTTGTGGCTACGATTGGAGTTGATAGGGTTAATTTGTTGCAAGCTGATGCTGCTGATTTGATCAGAGATGCTTCGTTGAATGATCGGGTCGAACTTCGGGTTTTGGGTGATGTTGGTGCTAAGATCCGGGTCATGAATTTTGATTCTCCTGGTGTTCAGGTACTCTTTCTattccattttcattttttttttatgcttaaaattatatttccatttggttTTACAAACTATAAATTCATACACTATTTACTAAATTAACACAATACTGAGTATAGAATCTCGGATTGTATTATCGAAATATAGACTTCTGCCGGTTGAGCTAGACGGAGTTGTACAATTTCCATTTTCATTTCGGTTTGTCAGAGAGAGAATGAGTGTAGCGGtggttttttttttccttctttttctttagCCTAATGCGCTTTCTAGTGGTGCGGTTTGGTTTTTGATAATGTGCGCGGAATgttattttgttttgattcaaaaatttGTGTGTATATTCTATAATATAGTATCTTTCTTttagttttgtttgattttattttcactttagtttttttttgttttgtgttgTGATTTCCGGTAATTGTGCGATTCTTTGTGAAAGGAATTATTTTATGTGAGGAATTTTTGGGGACCTGGGAAGGATAATTTGGTTATGTTAGGGTGTGCATAATTAGAGTGTAACCGGATTTGGATGGTTGCAATGAAAAGTGTTAGTTTCCAATTTTGTTAGATTTGTTGTtctattttatactttaaatagCTATAAATTctagtaataaataaaataaatttcggagataaaatcaaatctatttaaaaaataacaaacatgtcaaaatatattattaaattataactACTATCTAGAATAGTCCTATTGTGTGCGTTTTTTTTGGTTACAAAGAATAGTTCTCGTGTTAATTATTGAATAGTCTTTCATCTAACTAATTTGTTCAttgaatagttttttttttatcaagacAAACTTAATTCATTTCCAATAGCAATGGCTGAACAATATAAGGAGGAATAATATTAAACACACTACGCATAGCCCAAAAATTGGCCGCCTTAGCAAGATtatgggcaaccgaattcgcttggcgattaacaaacttaacctcaaagttgGGAAAATTAACTAACAAATTCTTAATACATGTAATAATGCAACTAGAATAGTTTAGgaactttttttttgttaaatttaatACTTTAGAGATAAAATTAAAGGATAATAATTTAAAGATTAAATTGACTGttttttcattaattattttttaatggtTATTAAGTAATGGAATGATTAATCAAATTTATTTAACTTTTACAAAGAAATATGCTAATTTCCAGGGCAACTTTTACAAAGTCCTGTAAACTCTGAATCCAATTTTGAACAAAAATATGTTAATTTGGTTTCTTTTTACCCACCCATATGAGTAGTATCATACAAGTATATTCCATTTCCCTACCAATTAGTACTGTATTTTGGTGGCACAATGGCAAGACATTCCAATAGCTTCATTGTTATATGCTATTATAGTGACACTCCCATCTAGTCTCTCTGGTccctattataaaaaaaaaattaaatttattgaataattaatttatgtgatcaataaatttaaaaagtaatttcATTTTATAGTAAGGCCTTAGGagagtattttttatttatttattatttcactCGTGTCATGACTATAAATTTTATAGGTtcacaactttgatttgcatttTTCTAGTAGAAGAATTAGGCATCCGAAAATACCAAAATAGTACTATTTGAGAGTGTAAATGTAAAGG
The Vicia villosa cultivar HV-30 ecotype Madison, WI unplaced genomic scaffold, Vvil1.0 ctg.001077F_1_1_2_unsc, whole genome shotgun sequence DNA segment above includes these coding regions:
- the LOC131633121 gene encoding uncharacterized protein LOC131633121 is translated as MTTRTNEPPQQPPQPNGGERRQRLPPPPQQQHSNGYMHQQQHPQYYPQTPSRSSSSASLKGCCCCLFLLLSFLALLVLAIVLIILLAVKPKKPQFDLQQVGVQYMGITPNNPSGTTASLSLTIRLLFTAVNPNKVGIKYGESRFTVMYRGIPLGKASVPGFYQDAHSVRQVVATIGVDRVNLLQADAADLIRDASLNDRVELRVLGDVGAKIRVMNFDSPGVQVSVDCAIAISPRKQSLTYKQCGFDGLSV